The proteins below come from a single Anguilla rostrata isolate EN2019 chromosome 3, ASM1855537v3, whole genome shotgun sequence genomic window:
- the bcorl1 gene encoding BCL-6 corepressor-like protein 1 isoform X4, with protein sequence MQVDPTSMNVGDGSPVIKETGAPNRASVSMVGNPPQTLPPELRGDGPLSQQTTIATAMDCKASDFSSEDSGLNPRPEVPSCPQHEGALLIGPAPVNVASLRKTVEVPKPAVDGSPSFPTQQWTCSKKPPPNSSHGGVTPSKRTNSQAQSVISLPAGFQCSSLFKPGQPVAFLPSTTFSPPLCKITLPPGLGQIAALRETAGSQLHVECRPQTSSSGVAPNLQTYPYHFSVAKAPAPEARPPSTAAHKNKHGPVSGSKNSNAGAEHSSPLHSVASPITARPLKQLTSGLAPPPPVSVSPPTPPAIVSTHSRLLNHLEKSPSHQGMGKAPAVCSRLKAQCAVVHGHTVTEVRDVPLDLSSKSKRPKATKEPQDASSAAECHLSEDGKGGDPIPPKRAVPATFGLGGPLSIFPETLRNGAPPKQASRLPNHQAHKPSTPWAKGSNSSTSNLAGTYVGVASPILASTLRSKDGKGAFVEDLQSTAKQVTISIIDQGEQQVSRAMKGPSVVKDAQHTLGSKYSDNACVPRTQVGTPTTPKDSITTVLSISPGSNPHCKLSGGKRMVTLSPTIDNPARNQPVPLPHQGSTVKQKMIQVTPKLRVTVGCKGPLFQSSHPSPSKMAEKKWGKTKSPLSNLESIVKQKALETSALGDEGCCNAASAGLRKPEVANMNFRPQDTPSSGFPPFRPVKRREGKVKTDSTEGMPAKNSGKQENGSIAEPREKSTEKRIEENGGSEERSGSSKLVAQAQLLGGSGQVDKNGVKTKLRRDEEKPVPETLSPCVKLEGMALSILKGPNPDVAEQGKELTATRETPPSKGGVTVNKYKKVSQSKADKSSVVSSKKMVRSLKRSREKEDSTSEWPHRRKKKQGAPVLKSGQLDVATSPPTEEREKTGSEWSNLTDVTRPPHIKAGNEGRSAVDAPALQGSPGWLNKEAGPVASCPPRQKRGRRPAEKNLPPAAKVPPPAPQTGEVRRKRGRPRTNPLPDQGCVGTAKPTPAVAEEDACPRKKRKRRRNRKYQNGEYIMERDKAGEEEGRCVATRPATRAGTDQRIGLYPRLSATLTCRGASPDRTPRRPLQTRSGSARHSERPASPEPQDKPSGKRKFKSKHLCDTEERKFKPKRGSSGKRSAPLVSDSGSSPVKKPPDLPTPLRGRPSPSAARRGGVGRGRTPESPPGRPVPPEVRRLIVNKNAGETLLQRAARLGYQEVVLYCLEKDEREVNRRDNAGYTALHEACARGWTQIVQVLLEHGADVNCSAQDGTRPIHDAVASDNLPAVWMLLNRGADPTLATYSGQTAVKLAQSSSMKTFLSEYFADLEGRNGQDPSMHWEFYSSAVFEAGQEACWDFLLSFPEVEEGRKEARAEDDCFLFEFSSEPLLPCYHVQVSLSQGFCNWFLLSDVLKRLKMSARIFRARYPHLEVVSISWAELCRQVSISQVTPAPEDPRAGEDEDAGGQVELVRCVTELQELLGSSLHFLEAESSDTPGPLGCQPPTATLICPKADSSSQSSKSKKSHKKEESEDLMLETDCYVTILWRRIRAKRLKLSQLVRGPLGQMGSLLTSEIHVQEHPPPPPTVANHTPLRSLGQYLLTDHVPVQFEVVCVFAQSVMVLIPLWKKHLKKKKKKKRQKWFFLTDNQKRVFFINECSASH encoded by the exons ATGCAG GTGGATCCTACTTCGATGAATGTAGGGGATGGAAGCCCAGTGATCAAAGAGACTGGTGCTCCGAACAGGGCATCTGTGAGCATGGTGGGGAACCCACCCCAGACACTGCCCCCAGAACTCAGGGGAGATGGGCCTCTCAGCCAGCAAACCACCATAGCAACGGCAATGGACTGCAAAGCTTCAGATTTTTCTTCAGAAGACAGTGGTCTGAATCCCCGTCCTGAAGTTCCCTCTTGTCCCCAGCATGAAGGTGCCCTATTGATAGGCCCCGCCCCTGTGAACGTTGCATCGTTGCGCAAGACCGTAGAGGTGCCCAAGCCTGCTGTGGATGGCTCTCCAAGTTTTCCCACACAGCAATGGACGTGTAGCAAAAAACCACCCCCGAACTCAAGTCATGGTGGCGTGACCCCAAGCAAGAGGACAAACTCGCAGGCCCAGTCTGTCATCAGCCTTCCGGCGGGTTTCCAGTGCTCTTCGCTTTTCAAACCAGGCCAGCCAGTCGCCTTCCTTCCATCCACTACCTTCAGCCCCCCGCTGTGCAAGATCACCCTGCCCCCTGGCTTGGGCCAGATTGCGGCTCTGAGGGAGACCGCAGGCAGCCAGCTTCATGTAGAGTGCCGGCCACAGACTTCAAGCTCTGGCGTTGCCCCAAACCTCCAGACCTACCCTTACCACTTCTCTGTGGCCAAAGCCCCTGCACCCGAAGCCCGGCCGCCTTCAACAGCAGCACATAAAAACAAGCATGGGCCTGTCTCTGGCAGCAAGAATTCCAATGCGGGAGCAGAACACAGCTCACCCCTGCATTCCGTGGCCTCGCCCATCACTGCTCGGCCACTGAAGCAGTTGACGTCGGGCCTTGCTCCTCCACCCCCTGTTTCAgtgtctccccccacccctccagccaTTGTCTCCACACACAGTAGGCTACTGAACCACTTGGAGAAGAGCCCGTCTCACCAAGGTATGGGCAAGGCACCCGCAGTGTGCTCAAGACTCAAGGCTCAATGTGCTGTTGTGCACGGACATACAGTTACTGAAGTGAGGGATGTGCCCCTTGACTTGTCGTCAAAATCAAAACGTCCTAAAGCCACGAAGGAACCTCAAGACGCCTCCTCAGCCGCAGAGTGCCACCTTTCAGAGGATGGTAAGGGAGGTGATCCCATCCCTCCAAAGAGGGCTGTGCCTGCTACTTTTGGGCTTGGAGgtcctctctccatcttcccAGAAACCCTGAGAAATGGCGCCCCTCCAAAGCAAGCCTCACGACTCCCGAATCATCAGGCCCACAAACCATCGACGCCCTGGGCTAAAGGTTCGAACAGCTCCACTAGCAACTTAGCTGGCACCTATGTGGGTGTGGCCAGCCCCATATTAGCCTCCACATTGCGCAGCAAGGATGGGAAAGGTGCATTTGTGGAAGATCTCCAGAGCACTGCTAAACAGGTGACTATTTCTATTATTGACCAAGGGGAGCAGCAGGTCTCTAGAGCTATGAAGGGACCATCTGTAGTGAAGGACGCCCAGCACACCCTTGGATCCAAGTATTCCGACAATGCCTGTGTACCCAGAACACAGGTTGGTACACCTACTACACCTAAAGATAGCATCACTACAGTTTTGTCCATCTCTCCTGGCTCGAATCCTCACTGTAAGCTCAGTGGTGGGAAAAGAATGGTTACACTTTCTCCCACCATTGACAATCCTGCACGGAACCAGCCAGTTCCTCTTCCCCACCAAGGGTCTACAGTCAAGCAGAAGATGATCCAGGTGACTCCCAAGTTACGGGTGACTGTGGGTTGCAAAGGCCCTCTGTTTCAGAGCAGTCACCCAAGCCCATCCAAGATGGCTGAGAAAAAGTGGGGGAAAACAAAGTCTCCTCTCTCAAATCTTGAGTCCATAGTGAAGCAGAAGGCACTGGAGACATCTGCGCTTGGTGATGAAGGGTGTTGTAATGCAGCCTCAGCCGGCCTGAGAAAGCCTGAGGTAGCGAACATGAATTTCAGACCCCAGGATACTCCGTCCAGTGGATTCCCACCATTCAGGCCTgtgaagagaagagagggaaaagtcAAGACCGATTCCACAGAGGGAATGCCTGCTAAGAACTCCGGCAAACAAGAAAATGGGAGCATCGCTGAGCCCAGAGAGAAGAGCACTGAGAAACGCATTGAGGAAAACGGAGGAAGTGAAGAACGCTCTGGTAGCTCAAAACTTGTTGCCCAAGCTCAACTACTGGGTGGTAGTGGTCAAGTTGACAAAAACGGCGTCAAAACAAAATTGCGAAGGGATGAGGAGAAGCCGGTGCCTGAGACCCTCTCTCCTTGTGTGAAACTGGAGGGAATGGCTTTATCCATCCTCAAGGGTCCAAATCCAGATGTGGCTGAACAGGGGAAAGAATTGACTGCAACCAGAGAGACACCCCCTTCCAAAGGTGGAGTCACTGTTAACAAATACAAGAAAGTCAGTCAGAGTAAGGCTGACAAATCATCTGTGGTGTCCTCAAAAAAGATGGTGAGGAGCTTAAAGAGATCACGCGAAAAGGAGGACAGCACTTCAGAGTGGCCTCATCGCCGAAAA AAGAAACAAGGGGCACCTGTGCTGAAGTCTGGCCAGCTGGACGTGGCTACATCCCCACCGACCGAGGAGCGGGAGAAGACGGGCAGTGAATGGAGCAACCTCACTGATGTCACACGGCCGCCTCACATCAAAGCAG GTAATGAGGGCAGGTCTGCGGTGGACGCTCCGGCTTTGCAAGGCAGCCCCGGCTGGTTGAATAAGGAGGCGGGGCCCGTGGCAAGCTGCCCACCCAGGCAGAAGAGGGGGCGGCGGCCCGCGGAAAAGAATCTGCCCCCTGCCGCCAAGGTCCCTCCTCCCGCCCCGCAAACCGGCGAAGTCCGGCGAAAGAGGGGCAGGCCACGCACCAACCCGCTGCCTGACCAAGGGTGCGTGGGGACGGCAAAACCCACGCCCGCTGTCGCTGAGGAAGACGCCTGCccgaggaagaagaggaagcgacgcaggaacaggaagtaccAGAATGGGGAGTATATCATGGAGAGAGACAAGGCTGGAGAAGAGGAAGGGAGGTGTGTCGCGACACGACCAGCAACCCGGGCTGGGACAG atCAGAGGATTGGGTTGTATCCGCGACTCAGTGCCACGCTGACGTGTCGGGGTGCCAGCCCGGACAGGACCCCCAGGAGGCCCCTGCAGACCCGCTCCGGTTCGGCGCGTCACTCGGAACGTCCCGCCTCCCCCGAGCCCCAGGACAAACCCTCGGGGAAGAGGAAGTTCAAAAGCAAGCACCTGTGTGACACCGAGGAGAGGAAG TTCAAGCCCAAACGCGGCAGCTCCGGAAAGCGCTCCGCCCCCCTGGTCTCCGATAGCGGCAGCTCTCCTGTGAAGAAGCCTCCTGACCTTCCCACCCCTCTCAGGGGACGTCCGTCTCCCTCCGCGGCCAGGAGAGGCGGCGTGGGGAGGGGCCGGACCCCGGAGTCTCCCCCCGGCCGTCCCGTCCCCCCGGAGGTCCGACGGCTCATCGTCAATAAGAACGCCGGCGAGACCCTGCTTCAGAGAGCCGCCAGATTGGGTTACCAG GAGGTGGTGCTGTACTGTTTGGAGAAGGATGAGCGGGAGGTGAATCGCCGTGACAACGCGGGCTACACGGCGCTCCACGAGGCCTGTGCCAGAGGCTGGACCCAGATCGTTCAGGTGCTGCTGGAGCACGGAGCCGACGTCAACTGCAGCGCACAGGACGGCACACG GCCAATTCATGATGCGGTGGCGAGCGACAACCTGCCCGCGGTGTGGATGCTGCTGAATCGAGGGGCGGACCCTACGCTGGCCACCTACTCCGGACAGACCGCCGTCAAACTCGCTCAGAGCAGCAGCATGAAGACCTTCCTCAGCG AATACTTTGCGGATTTGGAAGGGCGTAACGGGCAggatcccagcatgcactgggagttctacagcagtgctgtgtttg aagcCGGACAGGAGGCATGCTGGGACTTCCTGCTCTCGTTCcctgaggtggaggaggggcggaAGGAGGCGAGAGCAGAGGACGACTGCTTCCTGTTTGAGTTTTCCTCAGAGCCCCTGTTACCCTGTTACCACGTCCAGGTGTCACTGTCACAGGG CTTCTGCAATTGGTTCCTGCTGTCGGACGTCCTGAAGCGGCTCAAGATGTCCGCTCGGATATTCCGGGCGCGGTACCCTCACCTGGAAGTGGTGAGCATCTCGTGGGCGGAGCTGTGCAGGCAGGTGTCCATCAGTCAGGTGACGCCGGCCCCGGAGGACCCCCGGGCCGGGGAGGACGAGGACGCGGGCGGACAGGTGGAGCTGGTGCGTTGCGTGACGGaactgcaggagctgctgggCTCCTCTCTGCACTTCCTGGAGGCGGAGTCTTCGGACACGCCCGGGCCCCTGGGGTGCCAGCCTCCCACAGCCACCCTAATCTGCCCAAAAGCGGATTCCAGTTCCCAGTCCTCCAAGAGTAAGAAATCACACAAAAAGGAGGAAAG TGAAGACTTAATGCTAGAGACTGACTGCTACGTTACCATCCTGTGGAGAAGAATTCGTG CTAAGAGGCTTAAGCTCAGCCAACTGGTCAGAGGGCCATTGGGCCAGATGGGTTCTCTGCTAACCAGTGAAATCCATGTTcaagaacacccccccccgccccccaccgtAGCCAACCACACGCCCCTCAGGTCACTGGGTCAGTATTTGCTCACAGACCACGTTCCTGTACAGTTTGAAGTTGTATGTGTTTTTGCCCAGTCTGTGATGGTATTAATTCCACTTTGGAAGAAgcatctcaaaaaaaaaaaaaaaaaaaagagacaaaagtGGTTCTTTCTGACTGATAACCAAAAAAGGGTTTTCTTTATAAATGAATGTTCTGCTTCCCACTGA
- the bcorl1 gene encoding BCL-6 corepressor-like protein 1 isoform X2, translated as MTSQTNQSSAAPCTEEAFANTGLRSATPKECCVNSTLMQVDPTSMNVGDGSPVIKETGAPNRASVSMVGNPPQTLPPELRGDGPLSQQTTIATAMDCKASDFSSEDSGLNPRPEVPSCPQHEGALLIGPAPVNVASLRKTVEVPKPAVDGSPSFPTQQWTCSKKPPPNSSHGGVTPSKRTNSQAQSVISLPAGFQCSSLFKPGQPVAFLPSTTFSPPLCKITLPPGLGQIAALRETAGSQLHVECRPQTSSSGVAPNLQTYPYHFSVAKAPAPEARPPSTAAHKNKHGPVSGSKNSNAGAEHSSPLHSVASPITARPLKQLTSGLAPPPPVSVSPPTPPAIVSTHSRLLNHLEKSPSHQGMGKAPAVCSRLKAQCAVVHGHTVTEVRDVPLDLSSKSKRPKATKEPQDASSAAECHLSEDGKGGDPIPPKRAVPATFGLGGPLSIFPETLRNGAPPKQASRLPNHQAHKPSTPWAKGSNSSTSNLAGTYVGVASPILASTLRSKDGKGAFVEDLQSTAKQVTISIIDQGEQQVSRAMKGPSVVKDAQHTLGSKYSDNACVPRTQVGTPTTPKDSITTVLSISPGSNPHCKLSGGKRMVTLSPTIDNPARNQPVPLPHQGSTVKQKMIQVTPKLRVTVGCKGPLFQSSHPSPSKMAEKKWGKTKSPLSNLESIVKQKALETSALGDEGCCNAASAGLRKPEVANMNFRPQDTPSSGFPPFRPVKRREGKVKTDSTEGMPAKNSGKQENGSIAEPREKSTEKRIEENGGSEERSGSSKLVAQAQLLGGSGQVDKNGVKTKLRRDEEKPVPETLSPCVKLEGMALSILKGPNPDVAEQGKELTATRETPPSKGGVTVNKYKKVSQSKADKSSVVSSKKMVRSLKRSREKEDSTSEWPHRRKKKQGAPVLKSGQLDVATSPPTEEREKTGSEWSNLTDVTRPPHIKAGNEGRSAVDAPALQGSPGWLNKEAGPVASCPPRQKRGRRPAEKNLPPAAKVPPPAPQTGEVRRKRGRPRTNPLPDQGCVGTAKPTPAVAEEDACPRKKRKRRRNRKYQNGEYIMERDKAGEEEGRCVATRPATRAGTDQRIGLYPRLSATLTCRGASPDRTPRRPLQTRSGSARHSERPASPEPQDKPSGKRKFKSKHLCDTEERKFKPKRGSSGKRSAPLVSDSGSSPVKKPPDLPTPLRGRPSPSAARRGGVGRGRTPESPPGRPVPPEVRRLIVNKNAGETLLQRAARLGYQEVVLYCLEKDEREVNRRDNAGYTALHEACARGWTQIVQVLLEHGADVNCSAQDGTRPIHDAVASDNLPAVWMLLNRGADPTLATYSGQTAVKLAQSSSMKTFLSEYFADLEGRNGQDPSMHWEFYSSAVFEAGQEACWDFLLSFPEVEEGRKEARAEDDCFLFEFSSEPLLPCYHVQVSLSQGFCNWFLLSDVLKRLKMSARIFRARYPHLEVVSISWAELCRQVSISQVTPAPEDPRAGEDEDAGGQVELVRCVTELQELLGSSLHFLEAESSDTPGPLGCQPPTATLICPKADSSSQSSKSKKSHKKEESEDLMLETDCYVTILWRRIRAKRLKLSQLVRGPLGQMGSLLTSEIHVQEHPPPPPTVANHTPLRSLGQYLLTDHVPVQFEVVCVFAQSVMVLIPLWKKHLKKKKKKKRQKWFFLTDNQKRVFFINECSASH; from the exons cagtgCAGCTCCGTGTACAGAAGAAGCATTCGCCAATACAGGCCTGAGATCAGCGACTCCTAAGGAATGTTGTGTTAACAGCACTCTTATGCAG GTGGATCCTACTTCGATGAATGTAGGGGATGGAAGCCCAGTGATCAAAGAGACTGGTGCTCCGAACAGGGCATCTGTGAGCATGGTGGGGAACCCACCCCAGACACTGCCCCCAGAACTCAGGGGAGATGGGCCTCTCAGCCAGCAAACCACCATAGCAACGGCAATGGACTGCAAAGCTTCAGATTTTTCTTCAGAAGACAGTGGTCTGAATCCCCGTCCTGAAGTTCCCTCTTGTCCCCAGCATGAAGGTGCCCTATTGATAGGCCCCGCCCCTGTGAACGTTGCATCGTTGCGCAAGACCGTAGAGGTGCCCAAGCCTGCTGTGGATGGCTCTCCAAGTTTTCCCACACAGCAATGGACGTGTAGCAAAAAACCACCCCCGAACTCAAGTCATGGTGGCGTGACCCCAAGCAAGAGGACAAACTCGCAGGCCCAGTCTGTCATCAGCCTTCCGGCGGGTTTCCAGTGCTCTTCGCTTTTCAAACCAGGCCAGCCAGTCGCCTTCCTTCCATCCACTACCTTCAGCCCCCCGCTGTGCAAGATCACCCTGCCCCCTGGCTTGGGCCAGATTGCGGCTCTGAGGGAGACCGCAGGCAGCCAGCTTCATGTAGAGTGCCGGCCACAGACTTCAAGCTCTGGCGTTGCCCCAAACCTCCAGACCTACCCTTACCACTTCTCTGTGGCCAAAGCCCCTGCACCCGAAGCCCGGCCGCCTTCAACAGCAGCACATAAAAACAAGCATGGGCCTGTCTCTGGCAGCAAGAATTCCAATGCGGGAGCAGAACACAGCTCACCCCTGCATTCCGTGGCCTCGCCCATCACTGCTCGGCCACTGAAGCAGTTGACGTCGGGCCTTGCTCCTCCACCCCCTGTTTCAgtgtctccccccacccctccagccaTTGTCTCCACACACAGTAGGCTACTGAACCACTTGGAGAAGAGCCCGTCTCACCAAGGTATGGGCAAGGCACCCGCAGTGTGCTCAAGACTCAAGGCTCAATGTGCTGTTGTGCACGGACATACAGTTACTGAAGTGAGGGATGTGCCCCTTGACTTGTCGTCAAAATCAAAACGTCCTAAAGCCACGAAGGAACCTCAAGACGCCTCCTCAGCCGCAGAGTGCCACCTTTCAGAGGATGGTAAGGGAGGTGATCCCATCCCTCCAAAGAGGGCTGTGCCTGCTACTTTTGGGCTTGGAGgtcctctctccatcttcccAGAAACCCTGAGAAATGGCGCCCCTCCAAAGCAAGCCTCACGACTCCCGAATCATCAGGCCCACAAACCATCGACGCCCTGGGCTAAAGGTTCGAACAGCTCCACTAGCAACTTAGCTGGCACCTATGTGGGTGTGGCCAGCCCCATATTAGCCTCCACATTGCGCAGCAAGGATGGGAAAGGTGCATTTGTGGAAGATCTCCAGAGCACTGCTAAACAGGTGACTATTTCTATTATTGACCAAGGGGAGCAGCAGGTCTCTAGAGCTATGAAGGGACCATCTGTAGTGAAGGACGCCCAGCACACCCTTGGATCCAAGTATTCCGACAATGCCTGTGTACCCAGAACACAGGTTGGTACACCTACTACACCTAAAGATAGCATCACTACAGTTTTGTCCATCTCTCCTGGCTCGAATCCTCACTGTAAGCTCAGTGGTGGGAAAAGAATGGTTACACTTTCTCCCACCATTGACAATCCTGCACGGAACCAGCCAGTTCCTCTTCCCCACCAAGGGTCTACAGTCAAGCAGAAGATGATCCAGGTGACTCCCAAGTTACGGGTGACTGTGGGTTGCAAAGGCCCTCTGTTTCAGAGCAGTCACCCAAGCCCATCCAAGATGGCTGAGAAAAAGTGGGGGAAAACAAAGTCTCCTCTCTCAAATCTTGAGTCCATAGTGAAGCAGAAGGCACTGGAGACATCTGCGCTTGGTGATGAAGGGTGTTGTAATGCAGCCTCAGCCGGCCTGAGAAAGCCTGAGGTAGCGAACATGAATTTCAGACCCCAGGATACTCCGTCCAGTGGATTCCCACCATTCAGGCCTgtgaagagaagagagggaaaagtcAAGACCGATTCCACAGAGGGAATGCCTGCTAAGAACTCCGGCAAACAAGAAAATGGGAGCATCGCTGAGCCCAGAGAGAAGAGCACTGAGAAACGCATTGAGGAAAACGGAGGAAGTGAAGAACGCTCTGGTAGCTCAAAACTTGTTGCCCAAGCTCAACTACTGGGTGGTAGTGGTCAAGTTGACAAAAACGGCGTCAAAACAAAATTGCGAAGGGATGAGGAGAAGCCGGTGCCTGAGACCCTCTCTCCTTGTGTGAAACTGGAGGGAATGGCTTTATCCATCCTCAAGGGTCCAAATCCAGATGTGGCTGAACAGGGGAAAGAATTGACTGCAACCAGAGAGACACCCCCTTCCAAAGGTGGAGTCACTGTTAACAAATACAAGAAAGTCAGTCAGAGTAAGGCTGACAAATCATCTGTGGTGTCCTCAAAAAAGATGGTGAGGAGCTTAAAGAGATCACGCGAAAAGGAGGACAGCACTTCAGAGTGGCCTCATCGCCGAAAA AAGAAACAAGGGGCACCTGTGCTGAAGTCTGGCCAGCTGGACGTGGCTACATCCCCACCGACCGAGGAGCGGGAGAAGACGGGCAGTGAATGGAGCAACCTCACTGATGTCACACGGCCGCCTCACATCAAAGCAG GTAATGAGGGCAGGTCTGCGGTGGACGCTCCGGCTTTGCAAGGCAGCCCCGGCTGGTTGAATAAGGAGGCGGGGCCCGTGGCAAGCTGCCCACCCAGGCAGAAGAGGGGGCGGCGGCCCGCGGAAAAGAATCTGCCCCCTGCCGCCAAGGTCCCTCCTCCCGCCCCGCAAACCGGCGAAGTCCGGCGAAAGAGGGGCAGGCCACGCACCAACCCGCTGCCTGACCAAGGGTGCGTGGGGACGGCAAAACCCACGCCCGCTGTCGCTGAGGAAGACGCCTGCccgaggaagaagaggaagcgacgcaggaacaggaagtaccAGAATGGGGAGTATATCATGGAGAGAGACAAGGCTGGAGAAGAGGAAGGGAGGTGTGTCGCGACACGACCAGCAACCCGGGCTGGGACAG atCAGAGGATTGGGTTGTATCCGCGACTCAGTGCCACGCTGACGTGTCGGGGTGCCAGCCCGGACAGGACCCCCAGGAGGCCCCTGCAGACCCGCTCCGGTTCGGCGCGTCACTCGGAACGTCCCGCCTCCCCCGAGCCCCAGGACAAACCCTCGGGGAAGAGGAAGTTCAAAAGCAAGCACCTGTGTGACACCGAGGAGAGGAAG TTCAAGCCCAAACGCGGCAGCTCCGGAAAGCGCTCCGCCCCCCTGGTCTCCGATAGCGGCAGCTCTCCTGTGAAGAAGCCTCCTGACCTTCCCACCCCTCTCAGGGGACGTCCGTCTCCCTCCGCGGCCAGGAGAGGCGGCGTGGGGAGGGGCCGGACCCCGGAGTCTCCCCCCGGCCGTCCCGTCCCCCCGGAGGTCCGACGGCTCATCGTCAATAAGAACGCCGGCGAGACCCTGCTTCAGAGAGCCGCCAGATTGGGTTACCAG GAGGTGGTGCTGTACTGTTTGGAGAAGGATGAGCGGGAGGTGAATCGCCGTGACAACGCGGGCTACACGGCGCTCCACGAGGCCTGTGCCAGAGGCTGGACCCAGATCGTTCAGGTGCTGCTGGAGCACGGAGCCGACGTCAACTGCAGCGCACAGGACGGCACACG GCCAATTCATGATGCGGTGGCGAGCGACAACCTGCCCGCGGTGTGGATGCTGCTGAATCGAGGGGCGGACCCTACGCTGGCCACCTACTCCGGACAGACCGCCGTCAAACTCGCTCAGAGCAGCAGCATGAAGACCTTCCTCAGCG AATACTTTGCGGATTTGGAAGGGCGTAACGGGCAggatcccagcatgcactgggagttctacagcagtgctgtgtttg aagcCGGACAGGAGGCATGCTGGGACTTCCTGCTCTCGTTCcctgaggtggaggaggggcggaAGGAGGCGAGAGCAGAGGACGACTGCTTCCTGTTTGAGTTTTCCTCAGAGCCCCTGTTACCCTGTTACCACGTCCAGGTGTCACTGTCACAGGG CTTCTGCAATTGGTTCCTGCTGTCGGACGTCCTGAAGCGGCTCAAGATGTCCGCTCGGATATTCCGGGCGCGGTACCCTCACCTGGAAGTGGTGAGCATCTCGTGGGCGGAGCTGTGCAGGCAGGTGTCCATCAGTCAGGTGACGCCGGCCCCGGAGGACCCCCGGGCCGGGGAGGACGAGGACGCGGGCGGACAGGTGGAGCTGGTGCGTTGCGTGACGGaactgcaggagctgctgggCTCCTCTCTGCACTTCCTGGAGGCGGAGTCTTCGGACACGCCCGGGCCCCTGGGGTGCCAGCCTCCCACAGCCACCCTAATCTGCCCAAAAGCGGATTCCAGTTCCCAGTCCTCCAAGAGTAAGAAATCACACAAAAAGGAGGAAAG TGAAGACTTAATGCTAGAGACTGACTGCTACGTTACCATCCTGTGGAGAAGAATTCGTG CTAAGAGGCTTAAGCTCAGCCAACTGGTCAGAGGGCCATTGGGCCAGATGGGTTCTCTGCTAACCAGTGAAATCCATGTTcaagaacacccccccccgccccccaccgtAGCCAACCACACGCCCCTCAGGTCACTGGGTCAGTATTTGCTCACAGACCACGTTCCTGTACAGTTTGAAGTTGTATGTGTTTTTGCCCAGTCTGTGATGGTATTAATTCCACTTTGGAAGAAgcatctcaaaaaaaaaaaaaaaaaaaagagacaaaagtGGTTCTTTCTGACTGATAACCAAAAAAGGGTTTTCTTTATAAATGAATGTTCTGCTTCCCACTGA